A stretch of the Sorangium aterium genome encodes the following:
- a CDS encoding DegT/DnrJ/EryC1/StrS family aminotransferase, with protein MSDQRPFIPMVLPQVDEPDAIAAQIADVLRSGRLSNGGPLAEGFERAIAAFLGVEEAVAVSNGAVAISLAIEAAAVRRGKAILPAFTFIATLNAALHAGFEPVFCDVDPETWTLDPGHLRRLLAEHGATLVLPVNVFGVPPDLAAIAREARGAGAAVIYDNAHGMGTETASREAEALLTATTYSLHATKVLVAAEGGVVVSPDREVSAAMRRLRNHGLAQPLSASVPGMNAKLDELRAALALASLRRLPEALARRRTYLDRLRAALSRHPQVYRAQRIPPGVTPNGQNLGVGLIDAPIDDAIAAFARRGVEARRYFYPPLHALDCFPAGVALPNTDRLCAGQVCLPLHGRMSEETLERVEAAIHGVAEELEARRLLARSSRPALLGAT; from the coding sequence CTGAGCAACGGCGGCCCGCTCGCGGAGGGCTTCGAGCGGGCGATCGCGGCGTTCCTCGGCGTCGAGGAGGCCGTGGCCGTCTCGAACGGCGCCGTCGCGATCAGCCTCGCCATCGAGGCCGCGGCGGTGCGGCGGGGCAAGGCGATCCTGCCGGCCTTCACCTTCATCGCGACGCTCAACGCCGCGTTGCACGCGGGCTTCGAGCCGGTCTTCTGCGACGTCGACCCGGAGACCTGGACGCTGGATCCGGGGCACCTGCGCCGCCTGCTCGCGGAGCACGGCGCGACGCTGGTCCTCCCGGTCAACGTGTTCGGCGTCCCGCCCGATCTGGCCGCCATCGCGCGCGAGGCCCGCGGCGCGGGCGCGGCCGTGATCTACGACAACGCGCACGGCATGGGCACCGAGACCGCGAGCCGGGAGGCCGAGGCGCTGCTCACCGCGACGACCTACTCGCTGCACGCCACCAAGGTCCTCGTGGCCGCGGAGGGCGGCGTGGTCGTCTCCCCGGACCGGGAGGTCAGCGCGGCGATGCGCCGGCTGCGCAACCACGGGCTCGCGCAGCCGCTCTCGGCGTCGGTCCCGGGGATGAACGCCAAGCTGGACGAGCTGCGCGCCGCCCTGGCGCTCGCGTCGCTCCGCCGGCTCCCGGAGGCGCTGGCCCGCAGGCGGACGTACCTCGACCGGCTGCGCGCGGCCCTGTCCCGGCACCCGCAGGTGTACCGCGCCCAGCGCATCCCGCCGGGCGTGACCCCCAACGGGCAGAACCTCGGGGTCGGGTTGATCGACGCCCCGATCGACGACGCCATCGCGGCCTTCGCGCGGCGCGGCGTCGAGGCGCGCCGGTACTTCTACCCGCCCCTGCACGCGCTGGACTGCTTCCCCGCGGGCGTCGCCCTCCCGAACACGGACCGGCTCTGCGCGGGCCAGGTCTGCCTGCCCCTGCACGGCCGGATGAGCGAGGAGACGCTCGAGCGCGTCGAGGCCGCCATCCACGGCGTCGCGGAGGAGCTGGAGGCGCGGCGGCTGCTCGCGCGCTCCTCGAGGCCCGCCCTCCTGGGCGCGACGTAG